GGCTTTCGCAATCACTGCGGGCGGAGAGGCCGAAGGGATAGAGGAAGGAATCAAAATTGCTGAAGAGGTTATCGATCAGGGCAAGGCCAAGAATAAACTGAAAGAACTGGCGGAGTTTGCATAATGAAAACAGAGCAGAGAAACATATTAGCGGAGATTGTGGAAAGGCGGCTTGAGCTTGTTGCGCAAGACAAGCAAAACAGGCCGATTGAATCTATAAAGGCGGAGATTGATTCCGACAGACCCAAGAGACGTTTCTTCAGGGCACTGAAACAGGACTTTGATGCAATAAATATAATCGCTGAGATCAAACGCCGATCTCCTTCCAAGGGAATTATTAAAGAAAGCGTTGATACTGCTCAAACCGCAAGGACCTATGAAGAAGGCGGGGCATGTGCAATATCCGTGCTTACAGAACCGGACTACTTCAACGGCTCGCTTGAAGACCTGCGCAGCGTGAAACAGGCTTCAACGCTTCCCGTTCTGCGTAAGGATTTCATCGTAACAGAGTATCAGATATATGAATCTGCCGCAGCTAAGGCAGATGCAATACTGCTTATTGTGGGTTGTCTGGAAGACAAGCAGCTCTCAGAATACTACCACATAGCGAGGGAAATCGGGCTTGATGTGTTGGTAGAAATCCACGACGAGGCCGAACTTAGCCGGATCTCCGATATAGACCCGAGAATTGTAGGCATAAACAACCGAAACCTCAAAACTTTTGAAACCAGCGTATCAAACGCTATATCTCTGGCCTCAAAACTCGAGAGATACCAGCTTCCGGTTGCCCTGAGCGGGATCAACACGATAGCAGATGTGCAGCTTTCAAAAAATTACGGAATATCAAATTTCCTGATAGGAGAAAGCATTATGCGAAGCAGCAGCCCTGTGGAATTTATAAGAGAGCTCAGGGGGAAGCAGTGAATCTATCTGGATTGCAGGTAAAGATATGCGGGCTTACAAACCCTTGCGATGCAGTAAGATGCTTTGAATACGGAGCGTCTGCTGTGGGTGTTGTGTCCTACGAAAAGAGCCCGAGGTTCGTGGATTCGGCTCTGGCTAAGCAGATTAAGGAAGCAGCGGGGGAAAGGCCTGTTGTGGCAGTTACTGTAGATAAAAGCCTTGAGCAAATAGAAGAGATTCACAGGGAAACAGGGATTAACTGGTTTCAGCTTCACGGCAGCGAGACGCCGGAATTTGCAAAACAGCTCCAAGAAAAGGGGCTGGGAGTAATCAAAAAGCTGAAGGCTTTTGAGGCAGCCATGGATCTTATTACAGAGAGATTCACAGGCTTTCCCCTTCTTCTGGAATCAGGCAGCGGCGAGCTTCCGGGCGGGAATGCTTTGGAATGGAACTGGGGGGATTCGAAGTGCATATCAGGCAAACGCCCGTTTCTCCTTGCAGGCGGGATAAACGAAGAGAATCTCACGCAGGCAATAAGCGAGGCTTACCCGGACGGCATTGATCTTAGCAGTGCAGTGGAATCGAGCCCTGGAGTAAAGGATATGGGCAAGGTGAAGAGCCTTTTTGACACCCTCGGGAATGCAATGCAGGAAATTAAATACGAACGGAAAATAAAAAGGATCTTTTAGAATGAACAACAATTACAATTATCCGGACAGCAGAGGTCATTTCGGCCAGTTCGGCGGGATGTACGTTGGCGAGACGCTTATGCCCGCTATCCTTGAACTGGACGAGGCGAGAAAAAAATATATGCAGAATGAAAGCTTCAAGAGCGAACTGTCGGAACTGCTTAAGAAATACGTGGGCAGGCCTTCGCCGCTTTATTTTGCCTCTCACCTGAGCGAATATGCTGGGGGAGCAAATATATACCTCAAACGCGAAGATCTCGTTCATACCGGCGCACACAAAATAAACAATACTATGGGGCAGGGACTGCTCGCAAAATATATGAACAAGCGCAAGCTCATTGCTGAAACCGGCGCCGGCCAGCACGGCGTAGCTACTGCTACAGTAGCCGCCCTGCTGGGAATGGAGTGCAAGGTGTTTATGGGCAGGGAGGACATAAAACGACAGAAGCCCAACGTTGACAGAATGCGGCTTATGGGTGCTGAGGTGATTCAAGTTGACGGGGGGACAGGCACGCTCAAAGACGCAATGAACGCCGCCCTTCGATACTGGACAACCGCCGTTGAAGATACGTTTTACGTTATCGGAACTGTTGCGGGGCCCCATCCTTATCCAATTCTCGTACGCGATTTCCAGAAGGTTATCGGCGAGGAGGCTCGGGAGCAGATGCTCGAAGACACCGGAAAGCTGCCCGATTCAATCGTTGCCTGCATTGGCGGAGGCAGCAATGCGATGGGCATATTCTATCCCTTCCTTGCAGACGATAATATTGAGCTTGTAGGAGTTGAGGCTGCGGGCAGAGGGATCGAAACTGGTGAGCATGCGGCAAGCCTCACACACGGGTCTGTGGGAATTCTGCACGGGTCTAAGTCTTACGTGCTTCAGGATGAATACGGACAGATCAGCGAGGCCTATTCGGTATCAGCGGGGCTGGATTATCCCGGCGTAGGGCCTGAGCATGCCATACTGAAAGAAATCAGCAGGGCAAAATACGAAACAATCACCGACAGCGAAGCTATGGACGCCTTCTGCCTGCTTTCGGAAAAGGAGGGGATTATCCCCGCTCTGGAGAGCTCGCATGCGATAAGCTATGCAGTTAAATACGCTGCCGAGCTGGGCAGGGGCAAAAATATGCTGGTAAACCTCTCCGGAAGAGGTGATAAAGACCTCACCAGCGCGATATCTATTCTTGGTATGTAGCAGATAATAATAACAACACAGCTTTGGATAATAAAATGAGCAGAATTAAAGACACCTTTACTAAACTCAAAAACGAAAATGCTAAAGCCCTTGTCGGCTTTATCACCGCAGGCGATCCGGATATGGAAGGCTCGCTTGCTGTGGTATCGGAGATGTTCAATAACGGTCTTGATATACTCGAATTGGGCATTCCTTTCTCAGACCCCACCGCCGACGGCGATGTGATACAGCGGTCTTCTGCGAGATCCTTAAAGGCAGGGGCGAATCTGAGCAAAATACTCCAGATGACAGCAGCCTTGAGAGAGAATTACAATCAGCCGATTATCATCTTCTCATATCTCAACCCAATCTACCGGTTTGGGTATGAAAGGTTTATCAAAGAGGCACTTGAGGCAGGGGCAGACGGTCTTCTGGCGGTTGATATGCCGCATGAGGAATCAGAAGACTTCAAATCAATCAGGGATAAACATTCATCCGCAGAAGATTTTGCGCTGATTAAACTCGCCGCCCCCACAACCGATGAGGCAAGACTTGAAACAATATGCAAGGCAGGAGAGGGCTTTATTTATATGATCAACCGCGTGGGAATTACAGGAACAGGCGGGCTCGATCCCGAATCTGTTGCGGCGCACGCTGGCCAGATTAAACAGCATACAAAACTGCCTGTCTGCATGGGATTTGGAGTATCCTCGCCTGAGGATGCGGAGAAAATTGCATTTGCAGGGGATGGAGTAGTAGTGGGAAGCTTGTTTGAAAAAACTATCGAAAACAACTTAGACAAGGGAAAAGATTTTTATTCAAAAGCCGTGGGAAAAAAAGTGAAGGAACTGAAAATCCCGCTTCAATAAGAATTTCAGAGCATTAAAAAGCCCCTTGATTAAGGGGCTTTTATTTTCAATACAAAACTTATTTCACCTTCTTGAGAACCAGTGAGGCATTGTGCCCGCCAAAACCGAGCGAATTGCTCAGCACAACATCTACATCCCTTTGCACAGACTCACCAAGTATATGGTTGAGCTGAGGAAGGCATTTCTCATCGAGATTTTCTGTGTTCGCAGTAAGCGGAATTATAGAATCATCTATTGACCTCGCCGAAACAATCAGCTCTATCGCCCCGCTTGCTCCAAGGAAATGCCCTGTGCAGCTCTTGGTGGAGCTGATTGCAGGCCTGTCTGCATGTTCGCCGAATACGCTCCTTATTGCGAGTGTTTCAGCAATGTCATTGAGCTGAGTGCTTGTCCCGTGGGCATTGATGTAATCCACATCTTCGGGATTAACTCCCGCATCATTGAGGGCAAGTTTCATACCTCTTGCCGCTCCCGCACCATCCGGCAGAGGAGCAGTGATATGATGGGCATCGCCGGTGGCTGAATAGCCCGCAAGCTCGGCATATATCTTTGCCCCGCGTTTGACCGCATGCTCATACTCCTCGAGTATCACAGTTCCGGCACCTTCAGAGAGTATGAATCCGTCTCTTTCCACATCGAACGGGCGTGAGGCCTTTTCGGGCTCATCATTCCGCGTGCTCAATGATTTGAGCGAACAGAAAGAAGCAAGCGCTATCGGCGAAACTGCCGCCTCGCTTCCGCCTGTAATCATTACGTCGGCATCGCCGTCCTGTACCATTCTGAAAGCTTCTCCTATGGAGTGAGCTGCAGAAGCGCAAGCTGTAACAACGCAAAGATTCGGTCCTTTGGCTCCGAGTTCAATTGACACGCATCCTGAAGCTGCGTTTACCATTAGTTTGGGCACACAAAATGCTGAAACTTTCGAAGGCCCTTTGGCAAGAAGCCTTTTATGCTGAGTTTCTATTTCCTGTATGCCGCCGATGCCAGAGCCAATCAAGACCCCGGTTCTCTCGGCTTCTTCCGGAATAGACAAATCTAAACCGCTCTCTTCAAAAGCTGTCATCGAGCTTACAAGAGCAAATTGACTGAATCTGTCAAGGCGTTTGGCTTTTCTGCGTTCAATGTATTTGCTTACATCGAAGTTTGTGCACTCACCGGCTATCTTCACGTCGTAATCGGAGGGATCAAACCCTTCGATTTTAGAGACGCCGCTATTGCCCTTACAGAGGTTATCAAACAGACTGTCAACTGTCTCGCCATAGGCGGTTACACAGCCCATCCCGGTTATTACAACTCTACGTTTATCCATAATCAAGCTTGGTTTAATCGAGTTACTCTGCTACTTTCAAAATGTAATCAACAGCAGCGCTGACGGTCTGGATCTTTTCAGCTTCCTCTTCAGGAATGCTGGTATCAAATGCATCCTCAAATTCCATCACCAGTTCCACTGTGTCAAGCGAATCCGCGTTTAGATCATTGATAAAAGATGTTTCTTCAGTGATAGACTCAGGGTCCACACCCATCTGCTCGCTTACAATCTCAACGACCTTTTCGAATACTTCCTGACGTTCCATTCTCTATTCTCCTAATAAATTAGAAAGTTTCTTTTCTGTTTCCAAATCCTGCGGCGGTATAATACCGACACGTAATCCAAATTCAAATGAAATCTTATTAAATTTTAACATTATTTTAGCGGTTGGACACTTTCCGGCTACATCGCCATCCCGCCGTCCACGCAAAGCACCTGTCCGGTAATGTAGCTTGATTCGTCTCTTGAAAGAAAAGCTACAGCCTTTGCCACGTCTTCCGGTCTGCCGTATTTTCTCATCGGAATCACAGCCTTGGCTGCATTTTTAACCGAATCAGGCAATACGCTGGTCATATCAGTTTCAATGAATCCCGGAGCGATGCAGTTTACCGTAACATTCTTCTTGCCCACTTCCCTGGCAAGGGACTTGCTCATGCCGATAAGGCCGGACTTGCTCGCAGCGTAATTTGCAGAGCCTGCCTGCCCCATAACACCAGCAACCGAGCTGATATTAACAACCCTTCCGAACTTATTCTTCACCATAGCTCTGAGAACGGTCTTTGTAGCCATAAAAGCGGCCTTTAGGTTCACGTTCAGCGGGATGTCGTAATCCTGTTCTTCCATCTGCATCATAAGTTTATCTCGGGTAACACCTGCGTTGTTTACGAGGATTCCCACGCCGCCGTAGGCTTCGGAAAGCTCATCAAGGGTTTTTGTAAGCTCATCAAGGTTTGTTATATCGCAAAGCCTTGCTTCTACTTCAAAACCTTCCTTCTGAACCACTTCCTTAAGCTCATCAAGCTGTTCCTGATTTATATCGAGCCCTGCAACGGCTCTTCCTTCTCTGAGCAGCTCAAGAACTATAGCGCGGCCGATTCCTCTTGCCGCACCTGTTACTACTGCTAATCTTTTCTCTGACATATCAAACTTTCCTTCTCAAATCCAATCAATCTTCAAGGCTCTCGATAAATTTCTTTATTGAGCCTGCATTGCTTAGATTCGTAACTTTCTGTTTTCTGTCAATCTTTTTCATAAGACCGGTGAGCACCCTGCCCGGGCCGATCTCGTAAAAATCATCTGTTCCGTCTTCGATAAGCCTTTCCATACATCTCTGCCACAATACAGAGCTTGTCAGCTGGAGGCAGAGCCCATCTCGAACATGCTCAGCAGAGGAATAATACTCCGCTGAGGCGTTGGAAATCACCTTAGCTTTGCCCAGAACAATCTCTTTGCTGTTTAAGGCTTCTCTTAGGGCATCTGCTGCGGGCTGCATAAGCGGCGAGTGAAACGCTCCGGCTACCGCGAGCTCTACCGTTTTCAAGGCTCCCATCTCGCTTGCCAGCTCTGCTGCTCTGCTGCAGGCTTCAGGGCTGCCGCTGAGGACAATCTGTCCGGGGCAGTTGAAATTCGCCGCTACGAGAGTATCGCCCTGCCGCGCCTTTTCCACTACCTCCATAACCTTATCCTCATCAAGCTTGAGAACGCTGAGCATCGAGCCCGAGGAATTTTCGGCTGCCTTCTGCATTGCCTCGCCTCTCTGCTGAACAAGCACCGCTGCATCTTCAAAGCTCAGCATACCGGCTGCGTATAGAGCGGTGTATTCACCAAGACTGAGCCCCGCTGTTACATCAGGCTTAAGAGCTGTTCTGTTCTTGATTACTTCCAGCATCGCAACACTTGCTGCAAATATAGCAGGCTGGGAGATGCTGGTTTTATTGAGCTCGTCCTGAGGGCCTTCAAAGCAGTACTGAGAAACTTTCCAGCCCACTGCCTCATCAGCCCTTTGAAAGATCTCCTTTGCTTCAGGAAAATCTTCAGCGGTTTGTTTGCCCATTCCAACAATCTGCGATCCCTGCCCGGGAAATATAAACGCTATACTCATATCAAACGCCTTCAATCAAAATTTAATGATGTTTCCGCCCCAGGTAAGGCCTGCACCGAATGCAACCAGTGCTACGTAGTCGCCTTCGGAAATATGGCCTGCCCTGTTACATTCATCAAGGGCGATTGGTATTGAAGCTGCCGAGGTGTTGCCGGTTTTATCTATATTAACAAAGAGCTGGTCCTGAGTAAGACCGAGCCTCTTGGCGCTGGATTCGATTATTCTCGCATTCATCTGATGCGGTACAACCTTCTTAATATCCTCGCTTTTGAGGCCTGTTTTATCAAGGCAGTCTTCTACTGTTTCCACTATCTTTCTCACGGCGAGCTGATATACTTCTCTGCCGTTTATGAACATATATTTCTTGGCCTCATCCTCCAGCGGCTTATCCGCGGGAT
This window of the Sedimentisphaera salicampi genome carries:
- the trpC gene encoding indole-3-glycerol phosphate synthase TrpC, coding for MKTEQRNILAEIVERRLELVAQDKQNRPIESIKAEIDSDRPKRRFFRALKQDFDAINIIAEIKRRSPSKGIIKESVDTAQTARTYEEGGACAISVLTEPDYFNGSLEDLRSVKQASTLPVLRKDFIVTEYQIYESAAAKADAILLIVGCLEDKQLSEYYHIAREIGLDVLVEIHDEAELSRISDIDPRIVGINNRNLKTFETSVSNAISLASKLERYQLPVALSGINTIADVQLSKNYGISNFLIGESIMRSSSPVEFIRELRGKQ
- a CDS encoding phosphoribosylanthranilate isomerase; translation: MNLSGLQVKICGLTNPCDAVRCFEYGASAVGVVSYEKSPRFVDSALAKQIKEAAGERPVVAVTVDKSLEQIEEIHRETGINWFQLHGSETPEFAKQLQEKGLGVIKKLKAFEAAMDLITERFTGFPLLLESGSGELPGGNALEWNWGDSKCISGKRPFLLAGGINEENLTQAISEAYPDGIDLSSAVESSPGVKDMGKVKSLFDTLGNAMQEIKYERKIKRIF
- the trpB gene encoding tryptophan synthase subunit beta, translated to MNNNYNYPDSRGHFGQFGGMYVGETLMPAILELDEARKKYMQNESFKSELSELLKKYVGRPSPLYFASHLSEYAGGANIYLKREDLVHTGAHKINNTMGQGLLAKYMNKRKLIAETGAGQHGVATATVAALLGMECKVFMGREDIKRQKPNVDRMRLMGAEVIQVDGGTGTLKDAMNAALRYWTTAVEDTFYVIGTVAGPHPYPILVRDFQKVIGEEAREQMLEDTGKLPDSIVACIGGGSNAMGIFYPFLADDNIELVGVEAAGRGIETGEHAASLTHGSVGILHGSKSYVLQDEYGQISEAYSVSAGLDYPGVGPEHAILKEISRAKYETITDSEAMDAFCLLSEKEGIIPALESSHAISYAVKYAAELGRGKNMLVNLSGRGDKDLTSAISILGM
- the trpA gene encoding tryptophan synthase subunit alpha; its protein translation is MSRIKDTFTKLKNENAKALVGFITAGDPDMEGSLAVVSEMFNNGLDILELGIPFSDPTADGDVIQRSSARSLKAGANLSKILQMTAALRENYNQPIIIFSYLNPIYRFGYERFIKEALEAGADGLLAVDMPHEESEDFKSIRDKHSSAEDFALIKLAAPTTDEARLETICKAGEGFIYMINRVGITGTGGLDPESVAAHAGQIKQHTKLPVCMGFGVSSPEDAEKIAFAGDGVVVGSLFEKTIENNLDKGKDFYSKAVGKKVKELKIPLQ
- the fabF gene encoding beta-ketoacyl-ACP synthase II, with the protein product MDKRRVVITGMGCVTAYGETVDSLFDNLCKGNSGVSKIEGFDPSDYDVKIAGECTNFDVSKYIERRKAKRLDRFSQFALVSSMTAFEESGLDLSIPEEAERTGVLIGSGIGGIQEIETQHKRLLAKGPSKVSAFCVPKLMVNAASGCVSIELGAKGPNLCVVTACASAAHSIGEAFRMVQDGDADVMITGGSEAAVSPIALASFCSLKSLSTRNDEPEKASRPFDVERDGFILSEGAGTVILEEYEHAVKRGAKIYAELAGYSATGDAHHITAPLPDGAGAARGMKLALNDAGVNPEDVDYINAHGTSTQLNDIAETLAIRSVFGEHADRPAISSTKSCTGHFLGASGAIELIVSARSIDDSIIPLTANTENLDEKCLPQLNHILGESVQRDVDVVLSNSLGFGGHNASLVLKKVK
- the acpP gene encoding acyl carrier protein, translating into MERQEVFEKVVEIVSEQMGVDPESITEETSFINDLNADSLDTVELVMEFEDAFDTSIPEEEAEKIQTVSAAVDYILKVAE
- the fabG gene encoding 3-oxoacyl-[acyl-carrier-protein] reductase, translating into MSEKRLAVVTGAARGIGRAIVLELLREGRAVAGLDINQEQLDELKEVVQKEGFEVEARLCDITNLDELTKTLDELSEAYGGVGILVNNAGVTRDKLMMQMEEQDYDIPLNVNLKAAFMATKTVLRAMVKNKFGRVVNISSVAGVMGQAGSANYAASKSGLIGMSKSLAREVGKKNVTVNCIAPGFIETDMTSVLPDSVKNAAKAVIPMRKYGRPEDVAKAVAFLSRDESSYITGQVLCVDGGMAM
- the fabD gene encoding ACP S-malonyltransferase, translating into MSIAFIFPGQGSQIVGMGKQTAEDFPEAKEIFQRADEAVGWKVSQYCFEGPQDELNKTSISQPAIFAASVAMLEVIKNRTALKPDVTAGLSLGEYTALYAAGMLSFEDAAVLVQQRGEAMQKAAENSSGSMLSVLKLDEDKVMEVVEKARQGDTLVAANFNCPGQIVLSGSPEACSRAAELASEMGALKTVELAVAGAFHSPLMQPAADALREALNSKEIVLGKAKVISNASAEYYSSAEHVRDGLCLQLTSSVLWQRCMERLIEDGTDDFYEIGPGRVLTGLMKKIDRKQKVTNLSNAGSIKKFIESLED